Proteins encoded together in one Mycobacterium sp. MS1601 window:
- the rsmG gene encoding 16S rRNA (guanine(527)-N(7))-methyltransferase RsmG, with translation MFHVKHDHAASAPAAAADVFGGRLPLAQRYVEILATDGVERGLIGPRESERLWDRHVLNSAAIAELIAEGQRGADVGSGAGLPGIPLAIARPDLDITLIEPMLRRTVFLEFVIEELGLESVRVSRHRAEEPAARANSDFDFVTSRAVASLDKLTRWTAPLLKADGLMLALKGDRAESEIDEHGRVMTTLGVVDAKVMRCGVEYLDPPATVVVARRTAESRHRQRKPSGRRGR, from the coding sequence ATGTTTCACGTGAAACACGACCACGCGGCGAGTGCACCAGCAGCGGCCGCCGATGTGTTCGGCGGCCGTTTGCCGTTGGCGCAGCGCTATGTGGAGATTCTCGCGACCGACGGTGTGGAGCGAGGATTGATAGGCCCGCGCGAGAGTGAACGGCTGTGGGATCGCCATGTACTCAACAGCGCGGCGATTGCCGAATTGATCGCGGAAGGGCAGCGGGGTGCCGACGTCGGAAGCGGTGCCGGACTCCCCGGCATTCCGCTTGCTATTGCGCGCCCAGACCTGGACATCACGCTCATCGAACCGATGCTGCGCCGGACGGTCTTCTTGGAGTTCGTGATCGAGGAGCTGGGCCTGGAGTCTGTGCGGGTTTCTCGTCATCGTGCGGAGGAGCCAGCCGCTCGAGCGAATTCGGATTTCGATTTCGTCACTTCGCGAGCGGTCGCGTCGTTGGACAAACTGACCCGGTGGACTGCTCCTCTGTTGAAGGCGGACGGACTGATGCTCGCTCTCAAAGGGGATCGTGCTGAGTCGGAGATCGATGAGCACGGCAGAGTGATGACAACGTTGGGCGTGGTTGATGCGAAAGTGATGAGATGTGGCGTGGAGTATCTAGATCCACCGGCAACCGTAGTCGTGGCTCGGCGCACGGCGGAGTCAAGACATCGACAGCGCAAGCCGTCGGGCAGGAGGGGTCGATGA
- the yidC gene encoding membrane protein insertase YidC, giving the protein MFNWFSLDFIYYPVSGIMWLWYKAFAFLLGPTNFFAWALSVMFLVFTLRAILYKPFVRQIRTTRQMQELQPQIKALQKKYGKDRQRMALEMQKLQREHGFNPILGCLPMLAQIPVFIGLFHVLRSFNRTQGGFGQLQLSVAENAQTANYFFSAADVRNFLDANLFGAPLGATMIQTTGLDAFTVFDRTAVILVGVPVMIAAGVATYFNSRASIARQSPEAAANPQTAIMNKLALYVFPLGVTVGGPFLPLAIILYWFANNIWTFGQQHYVFGKIEEEEEAKKQEALERRAANAPAPGAKPKKKAGGAAASTSATDESGEATVSDADGEAETPKTTGTAPTTNTPRPGAKPKKRKR; this is encoded by the coding sequence ATGTTTAATTGGTTCAGCCTGGACTTCATCTACTACCCGGTCTCCGGGATCATGTGGCTTTGGTACAAGGCGTTCGCGTTCCTTCTCGGTCCGACAAACTTCTTCGCCTGGGCTCTGTCGGTGATGTTCCTGGTGTTCACACTGCGGGCCATTCTGTACAAGCCGTTTGTGCGACAGATCCGCACCACTCGTCAGATGCAGGAGCTGCAGCCCCAGATCAAGGCCTTGCAGAAGAAGTACGGCAAGGACCGCCAACGCATGGCGTTGGAAATGCAGAAGCTCCAGCGCGAGCACGGCTTCAATCCGATCCTGGGCTGCCTGCCGATGTTGGCGCAGATCCCGGTGTTCATCGGCCTGTTCCACGTGCTGCGGTCCTTCAACCGCACCCAGGGTGGCTTCGGCCAGCTCCAGCTGTCGGTGGCCGAGAACGCGCAGACCGCCAACTATTTCTTCAGCGCTGCCGACGTGCGGAACTTCCTGGACGCGAACCTGTTCGGTGCGCCGCTGGGCGCCACCATGATCCAGACCACCGGTCTGGATGCTTTCACCGTGTTCGACCGTACGGCGGTGATCCTCGTCGGTGTCCCGGTGATGATCGCCGCGGGTGTGGCGACGTACTTCAACAGCCGGGCGTCGATTGCGCGACAGAGCCCTGAGGCGGCGGCCAACCCACAGACCGCGATCATGAACAAGCTGGCGCTCTACGTCTTCCCGCTGGGTGTGACGGTGGGCGGTCCGTTCCTGCCGCTGGCGATCATCCTGTACTGGTTCGCCAACAACATCTGGACCTTCGGCCAGCAGCACTACGTCTTCGGCAAGATCGAAGAAGAAGAAGAAGCCAAGAAGCAGGAAGCTCTGGAGCGGCGGGCCGCCAACGCGCCTGCGCCTGGCGCCAAGCCGAAGAAGAAGGCCGGCGGTGCCGCGGCTTCCACTTCTGCCACCGATGAGTCGGGCGAGGCGACGGTGTCGGACGCCGATGGCGAGGCCGAGACACCCAAGACAACCGGGACAGCGCCGACGACCAACACTCCGCGTCCTGGAGCCAAACCCAAGAAACGTAAACGCTGA
- a CDS encoding ParA family protein — translation MTVPPRGTNVSRETWSNRGSSDTPIGAAAERAMHVLHAANRLPRPHHRRVFTIANQKGGVGKTTTAVNMAAALAVQGLNVLVIDLDPQGNASTALGIERRQSGTPSSYEVLIGEVSLHEAVQQSPNNQRLFCVPATIDLAGAEIELVSLVARENRLRNALTELADSDFDYVFIDCPPSLGLLTLNALVAAPEVLIPIQCEYYALEGVSQLMNNIEMVKAHLNPGLEVTTVLLTMYDGRTKLADQVSDEVRRYFGEKVLRTVIPRSVKVSEAPGYSMTIIDYDPGSRGAMSYLDASRELAERGAATPKGHA, via the coding sequence ATGACAGTGCCACCGCGCGGGACCAATGTTTCACGTGAAACTTGGTCTAACAGGGGGAGTTCGGATACGCCGATCGGCGCCGCCGCCGAACGTGCCATGCACGTGTTGCACGCGGCGAATCGGCTACCACGCCCACATCACCGCCGTGTCTTCACGATCGCCAACCAGAAGGGCGGCGTGGGTAAGACCACGACAGCAGTGAACATGGCTGCGGCGCTCGCGGTGCAGGGGCTCAACGTGCTGGTGATAGATCTCGATCCACAGGGCAACGCCAGCACCGCACTCGGTATCGAGCGTCGGCAATCTGGAACACCGTCGTCGTACGAGGTTCTGATCGGCGAGGTGTCACTGCACGAGGCCGTACAGCAGAGCCCGAACAATCAGCGGCTGTTCTGCGTGCCTGCGACCATCGATCTGGCCGGCGCCGAGATCGAACTCGTCTCGCTGGTTGCGCGGGAGAACCGGCTACGCAACGCACTGACAGAGCTCGCGGACTCAGACTTCGACTACGTGTTCATCGACTGCCCACCGTCACTGGGACTGTTGACGCTCAACGCTCTGGTCGCGGCACCGGAGGTGCTGATTCCCATTCAGTGCGAGTACTACGCCCTCGAAGGCGTGTCACAGCTGATGAACAACATCGAGATGGTGAAGGCACATCTCAACCCCGGTCTGGAGGTCACCACGGTGCTTCTGACGATGTATGACGGCCGGACCAAGCTGGCCGACCAGGTGTCCGACGAAGTTCGTCGGTACTTCGGCGAAAAGGTATTGCGTACCGTCATCCCGCGCAGTGTCAAAGTTTCCGAAGCACCGGGATACAGCATGACCATCATCGATTACGATCCCGGCTCCAGGGGAGCGATGAGCTATCTGGATGCCAGCCGCGAACTCGCCGAGCGCGGTGCCGCTACACCGAAGGGACACGCATGA
- the rpmH gene encoding 50S ribosomal protein L34 — protein sequence MAKGKRTFQPNNRRRARVHGFRLRMRTRAGRAIVTGRRRKGRRSLTA from the coding sequence GTGGCCAAGGGCAAGCGGACCTTCCAGCCGAACAACCGGCGCCGCGCGCGGGTGCACGGATTCCGACTCCGGATGCGCACGCGCGCAGGCCGCGCGATCGTGACCGGCCGGCGCCGCAAGGGGCGTCGCTCGCTGACTGCCTGA
- the gnd gene encoding phosphogluconate dehydrogenase (NAD(+)-dependent, decarboxylating): MQLGLVGLGKMGFNMRERLRQGGHEVVGYDPRPEVSDVPDLAGLAAALEAPRVVWVMVPSGPITHETIVGLAEVLSEGDLVIDGGNSRYTEDAPHAELLGQKGIGFVDAGVSGGIWGLTEGYGLMVGGSDADIARLMPIFDTLRPPGALEDGFVHAGPVGAGHFTKMVHNGIEYALMTAYAEGYEVLAAEDLVKDPQAVFQAWTNGTVVRSWLQQLLAKALKEDPDLAEISGYTEDSGEGRWTVEEAIRLRVPVPGIAASLFARFLSRQDDSPTMKAVAALRKQFGGHAVKRIGLSG, encoded by the coding sequence ATGCAGTTGGGTCTTGTCGGGTTGGGCAAAATGGGCTTCAACATGCGCGAGCGGCTACGCCAGGGTGGCCATGAGGTGGTGGGTTACGACCCACGCCCGGAGGTCAGCGATGTGCCCGATCTGGCGGGACTGGCTGCAGCCCTGGAAGCCCCCCGGGTGGTCTGGGTGATGGTGCCGTCCGGACCCATCACCCATGAGACGATTGTCGGCCTGGCCGAGGTTCTCAGCGAGGGTGACCTGGTGATCGACGGCGGAAACTCGCGCTACACCGAGGATGCACCCCACGCAGAACTGTTGGGCCAGAAGGGAATCGGCTTTGTCGACGCCGGCGTGTCCGGCGGAATCTGGGGACTCACCGAAGGTTACGGACTGATGGTCGGCGGCAGTGACGCCGACATCGCACGCCTGATGCCCATCTTCGACACGCTGCGTCCGCCGGGAGCCCTAGAAGACGGCTTCGTCCACGCCGGACCTGTTGGTGCGGGCCACTTCACGAAAATGGTGCACAACGGCATCGAGTACGCGTTGATGACGGCGTACGCCGAGGGCTACGAGGTGTTGGCCGCCGAAGACCTGGTCAAGGATCCACAGGCGGTGTTCCAGGCGTGGACCAACGGCACTGTGGTTCGCTCATGGCTGCAGCAGCTACTGGCCAAGGCACTCAAGGAAGATCCCGACCTGGCTGAGATCAGTGGTTACACAGAGGATTCCGGCGAGGGTCGGTGGACCGTGGAAGAGGCCATCCGACTGCGTGTGCCCGTGCCGGGAATCGCGGCTTCGCTGTTCGCCCGCTTCCTGTCTCGCCAAGATGATTCGCCGACCATGAAAGCCGTTGCCGCACTGCGGAAGCAATTCGGTGGGCATGCGGTCAAGCGGATCGGGCTGTCCGGCTAG
- the dnaA gene encoding chromosomal replication initiator protein DnaA, whose translation MTDDPGSTFASMWSEVVSELNGDLPYPANGANGESLVRPLTPQQRAWLKLVQPLTIVEGFALLSVPSSFVQNEIERHLRIQITDALSRRLGQRVELGVRIAPPADTDGDGSQTLVTDLTPEIPDTPADSDEVDEDSEALASAHESWPSYFNGHRNTQPSPAAEGASLNRRYTFDTFVIGASNRFAHAAALAIAEAPARAYNPLFIWGESGLGKTHLLHAAGNYAQRLFPGMRVKYVSTEEFTNDFINSLRDDRKVAFKRSYRDIDVLLVDDIQFIEGKEGIQEEFFHTFNTLHNANKQIVISSDRPPKQLATLEDRLRTRFEWGLITDVQPPELETRIAILRKKAQMERLDVPDDVLELIASSIERNIRELEGALIRVTAFASLNQTQIDKALAEIVLRDLIADAGTMQISAATIMAATAEYFDTTVEELRGPGKTRALAQSRQIAMYLCRELTDLSLPRIGQAFGRDHTTVMYAQKKILNEMAYRREVFDHVKELTARIRQRSKR comes from the coding sequence TTGACTGATGACCCCGGTTCCACCTTCGCCAGCATGTGGAGTGAGGTCGTTTCCGAACTCAACGGCGATCTCCCCTACCCCGCGAACGGCGCCAATGGGGAAAGCCTGGTCCGCCCACTGACCCCGCAGCAACGTGCGTGGCTCAAGCTGGTGCAACCGTTGACCATCGTCGAGGGCTTCGCCCTGCTGTCGGTACCCAGCAGCTTTGTGCAGAACGAGATCGAACGTCACCTGCGCATTCAGATCACAGACGCACTCAGTCGCCGGTTGGGCCAACGCGTCGAGCTCGGTGTCCGGATCGCCCCGCCCGCCGACACCGACGGCGACGGTTCCCAGACATTGGTCACCGATCTCACTCCTGAGATTCCCGACACTCCCGCGGACTCCGACGAGGTCGACGAGGACAGCGAGGCCCTAGCCAGCGCCCACGAGAGTTGGCCGTCGTACTTCAACGGCCACCGCAACACCCAGCCGTCGCCGGCCGCCGAAGGTGCCAGCCTCAACCGCCGGTACACCTTCGACACCTTCGTCATCGGCGCATCCAACCGGTTTGCGCACGCCGCCGCGCTTGCGATCGCCGAAGCCCCCGCGCGGGCCTACAACCCGCTGTTCATCTGGGGTGAATCGGGTCTCGGCAAGACCCATCTGCTGCATGCCGCGGGCAATTACGCCCAACGTCTCTTTCCGGGCATGCGCGTGAAGTACGTCTCGACCGAGGAATTCACCAACGACTTCATCAACTCACTGCGCGACGACCGCAAGGTCGCGTTCAAACGCAGTTACCGCGATATCGACGTCCTGCTGGTTGATGACATCCAGTTCATCGAGGGCAAGGAAGGTATCCAGGAAGAGTTCTTCCACACCTTCAACACGCTGCACAACGCCAACAAGCAGATCGTCATCTCCTCGGATCGGCCGCCGAAACAGCTGGCCACTTTGGAAGATCGCTTGCGGACCCGTTTCGAATGGGGCCTGATCACCGACGTCCAGCCTCCCGAGTTGGAGACGCGCATCGCGATTCTGCGCAAGAAGGCGCAGATGGAACGTCTCGACGTTCCGGACGACGTCCTCGAGCTCATCGCCAGCAGCATTGAACGCAACATCCGCGAACTCGAGGGCGCGCTCATCCGCGTCACCGCCTTCGCGTCGCTGAACCAGACCCAGATCGACAAGGCCCTGGCCGAGATCGTCCTGCGGGATCTGATCGCCGATGCAGGCACCATGCAGATCAGTGCCGCCACCATCATGGCCGCCACCGCCGAGTACTTCGACACCACTGTCGAGGAACTGCGCGGGCCAGGCAAGACCAGGGCACTGGCGCAGTCGCGGCAGATCGCGATGTATCTGTGCCGCGAGTTGACCGACCTGTCACTGCCTCGGATCGGTCAGGCCTTCGGCCGCGATCACACCACGGTGATGTACGCGCAGAAGAAGATCCTCAACGAGATGGCTTACCGCCGAGAGGTCTTCGATCACGTCAAAGAGCTCACCGCACGGATTCGTCAGCGCTCCAAGCGCTGA
- the rnpA gene encoding ribonuclease P protein component: MLPAQYRMTRSTDFGTTVKCGARAAQSDLVVHHRCDEGHPDGPRIGLVVAKSVGSAVVRHRVARKLRHVARTVIDDLEPCDRVVIRALPGSANASSTSLDRQLKAGLKRTHHVLGVRR, translated from the coding sequence TTGCTCCCCGCGCAGTATCGGATGACCCGGTCCACCGACTTCGGTACCACCGTCAAATGTGGGGCCCGGGCGGCGCAGTCTGACCTCGTCGTTCATCATCGCTGCGACGAGGGCCATCCCGACGGGCCACGAATCGGCCTCGTCGTCGCCAAATCGGTCGGATCCGCTGTGGTGCGGCATCGTGTCGCCCGCAAGCTTCGCCATGTCGCCCGCACCGTGATCGACGATCTGGAGCCCTGTGACCGCGTCGTCATCCGGGCGCTGCCCGGGAGCGCAAACGCGTCGTCGACATCCTTGGACCGTCAGTTGAAAGCCGGGTTGAAGCGCACCCACCATGTACTGGGTGTGCGCAGATGA
- a CDS encoding Jag family protein, translated as MTEADTTEHPVDTEVEAPETVESQDGGAVAEGKSGDQEEKLVAEGEIAGDYLEELLDILDFDGDIDLDVEGSRAVVSIDGGEDLVKLVGRKGEVLDALQELTRLAVHQKTGERSRLMLDIASWRRRRRDELAALGDKVARRVLESGEREQLAPMTPFERKIVHDAVAAVSGVHSESEGVEPSRRVVILVD; from the coding sequence ATGACTGAAGCAGATACCACCGAACACCCCGTGGACACCGAGGTCGAGGCTCCCGAGACAGTGGAGTCCCAGGACGGCGGCGCCGTTGCCGAGGGCAAGTCAGGTGACCAGGAGGAGAAGCTGGTCGCCGAAGGCGAGATCGCCGGCGATTACCTCGAAGAACTCCTCGACATCCTGGACTTCGATGGCGACATCGATCTTGACGTCGAAGGCTCTCGCGCTGTGGTCAGTATCGACGGCGGTGAGGACCTGGTGAAGCTGGTCGGGCGCAAAGGCGAGGTTCTGGACGCGCTCCAGGAGCTGACCCGGCTGGCAGTGCATCAGAAGACCGGTGAGCGCAGCAGGCTGATGCTCGACATCGCAAGCTGGCGCCGTCGTCGTCGCGACGAGTTGGCCGCGCTTGGGGACAAGGTCGCCCGGAGGGTGTTGGAGAGTGGCGAGCGTGAGCAGTTGGCTCCGATGACACCGTTCGAGCGCAAGATCGTGCACGATGCTGTGGCAGCGGTTTCCGGTGTGCACAGTGAAAGCGAGGGCGTCGAGCCGTCGCGGCGTGTTGTGATCCTGGTTGACTGA
- the yidD gene encoding membrane protein insertion efficiency factor YidD encodes MNRQLPVRTLIFLIQLYRHTVSPLRLPTCRFTPTCSQYAVDALTEFGLFRGSWLTVVRLAKCGPWHRGGWDPIPERPDRTPDTDAVSDGRNESYV; translated from the coding sequence ATGAACCGACAACTGCCGGTTCGCACGCTGATCTTCCTCATTCAGCTCTACCGCCACACCGTCTCGCCGCTGCGATTGCCGACGTGTCGGTTCACCCCGACCTGCAGTCAGTACGCCGTCGATGCGCTCACCGAGTTCGGTTTGTTCCGCGGCTCCTGGTTGACGGTGGTTCGCCTGGCGAAGTGCGGCCCATGGCATCGGGGAGGATGGGACCCGATCCCGGAACGTCCCGACAGGACTCCAGACACAGATGCCGTGAGCGACGGCAGAAACGAGTCGTATGTTTAA
- a CDS encoding ParB/RepB/Spo0J family partition protein — MSQPSRRKGGLGRGLGALIPTGPADGDTGTLSPKLGSAAADVLIGGPPAAVNEAGAVYREIDPAAIEPNPRQPRQVFDEEALNELVHSIKEFGLMQPIVVRALPTDAPGAPARYQLVMGERRWRASQEAGLATIPSIVRETTDNDMLRDALLENIHRAQLNPLEEAAAYQQLLDEFGVTHDELASRIGRSRPLITNMIRLLRLPIAVQRRVAAGVLSAGHARALLALEAGAEAQEELAARIVAEGLSVRATEEAVTLANRGDGKAPSAPRRKPIQMPGLQDVAERLSGAFDTRVTVSLGKRKGKIVVEFGSVDDLQRIVDMMDRNKS, encoded by the coding sequence ATGAGCCAGCCATCACGTCGCAAGGGTGGCCTCGGCCGCGGCCTGGGCGCGCTGATCCCGACGGGTCCGGCGGATGGCGACACAGGGACGTTGAGCCCCAAATTGGGTAGCGCAGCGGCCGATGTCTTGATCGGGGGTCCGCCCGCGGCGGTCAACGAAGCCGGCGCGGTGTATCGGGAAATCGATCCGGCTGCGATCGAGCCCAACCCGCGCCAGCCGCGACAGGTCTTCGACGAGGAGGCGCTGAACGAGCTGGTGCACTCCATCAAAGAATTCGGCCTGATGCAGCCGATTGTGGTGCGCGCGCTTCCGACGGACGCTCCCGGCGCACCGGCCCGCTACCAGTTGGTGATGGGGGAGCGGCGCTGGCGTGCTTCCCAAGAGGCGGGCCTGGCGACCATCCCGTCGATTGTCCGGGAGACCACCGACAATGACATGCTGCGCGACGCACTGCTGGAGAACATCCACCGCGCCCAGCTCAATCCGTTGGAAGAGGCGGCTGCGTACCAACAGCTGCTCGACGAGTTCGGGGTCACCCACGACGAACTGGCCTCGCGTATCGGGCGTTCGCGGCCGTTGATCACGAACATGATCCGACTGCTCCGCCTGCCGATTGCGGTCCAACGTCGGGTGGCTGCGGGAGTGCTGTCCGCGGGCCACGCCCGGGCGCTGTTGGCGTTGGAAGCGGGAGCCGAGGCGCAGGAGGAACTGGCAGCACGCATCGTGGCGGAGGGCCTGTCGGTGCGAGCCACCGAGGAAGCCGTGACGCTGGCCAACCGAGGTGATGGAAAGGCTCCGTCGGCCCCGCGCCGCAAGCCGATCCAGATGCCGGGTCTGCAGGATGTCGCCGAGCGGTTGTCAGGGGCATTCGACACCCGGGTCACAGTGAGCCTGGGTAAGCGCAAAGGCAAGATCGTAGTGGAGTTCGGATCCGTGGACGACTTGCAGCGCATCGTGGACATGATGGACCGAAACAAGTCGTGA